Proteins encoded in a region of the Micropterus dolomieu isolate WLL.071019.BEF.003 ecotype Adirondacks linkage group LG07, ASM2129224v1, whole genome shotgun sequence genome:
- the atf2 gene encoding cyclic AMP-dependent transcription factor ATF-2 isoform X1 has translation MSDDKPFQCTAPGCGQRFTNEDHLAVHKHKHEMTLKFGPARNDSVIIADQTPTPTRFLKNCEEVGLFNELASPFDHDFKKAAEDDIKKLPLDLSPLATPIIRNKVEEPTAMEAHRDSPLPHPESTTNDDKDISLQPASLPASTIVHPASLQVPNVLLATSEANVVIQQALPSPTSSSVITQVPSTNRPIVPVSGTFPVLLQLPNGQTMPVAIPASITSSSVHIPTTIPLVRPVTVVPNVPGIPGPSSPQPQPAQSEAKLKLKATLSQQLPQVTNGDGGEVQSSAVTHTAAPTSPAPTPTPTPAPTAVLTPAPAPHLPTTEEPSHHSLQQPATSTTETPASPVPPAQNPPSTGGRRRRTTSEDPDEKRRKFLERNRAAASRCRQKRKVWVQSLEKKADDLNSMNGQLQSEVTLLRNEVAQLKQLLLAHKDCPVTAMQKKSGYHISDKDESCEEMSVPSSPQNEAIQHSSVSTSNGVSSSSATPAVSAPSTAAAAATSNQSTEESKPRRGATQSQPSGS, from the exons ATGAGTGATGATAAACCTTTCCAATGTACTGCTCCTGGGTGTGGACAG AGATTTACAAATGAGGATCACTTGGCtgtccacaaacacaaacatgagatGACCCTGAAGTTTGGCCCAGCAAGGAATGACAGTGTCATCATTGCTG ATCAAACCCCTACACCTACCCGCTTTTTGAAGAACTGCGAGGAGGTTGGACTCTTCAATGAACTTGCAAGTCCGTTCGACCATGACTTTAAAAAAGCAGCTGAAGATGACATTAAaaag TTACCATTGGATTTGTCACCTCTTGCAACGCCCATCATACGCAACAAAGTTGAGGAACCCACAGCTATGGAGGCACATCGAGATAGCCCTCTGCCTCACCCTGAATCTACTACGAATGACGACAAG GACATATCTTTGCAGCCAGCCTCACTGCCAGCATCCACTATAGTCCATCCTGCATCCCTCCAAGTTCCCAATGTACTTCTAGCAACCTCAGAGGCTAATGTTGTAATACAGCAAGCTCTCCCATCACCAACATCTAGCTCTGTTATTACCCAAGTCCCATCCACTAATAGGCCTATAGT CCCGGTTTCTGGCACCTTCCCTGTACTGTTACAGCTGCCTAACGGCCAGACCATGCCAGTTGCTATACCTGCATCTATTACAAGCTCAAGTGTACATATTCCAACTACAATCCCT CTTGTCAGACCTGTCACCGTAGTGCCTAATGTCCCCGGGATCCCAGGACCTTCCTCGCCACAGCCACAGCCCGCCCAATCAGAAGCAAAGCTG AAACTGAAAGCCACATTAAGCCAGCAGCTTCCTCAGGTAACCAATGGAGATGGCGGTGAAGTCCAGAGTAGCGCTGTAACCCACACTGCTGCTCCCACTTCTCCTGCTCCAACCCCAACCCCAACTCCAGCCCCGACCGCGGTCCTGACTCCTGCTCCGGCTCCTCACCTGCCCACAACTGAGGAACCTTCTCATCATTCCCTTCAGCAGCCAGCCACCTCCACCACAGAGACACCT GCTTCCCCAGTGCCCCCTGCGCAAAACCCTCCAAGCACAGGGGGTCGGCGGCGCAGAACCACAAGTGAAGACCCCGATGAGAAGCGGCGCAAGTTCCTGGAGCGTAACAGAGCTGCAGCCTCTCGCTGTAGGCAAAAGAGGAAAGTGTGGGTCCAGTCTCTGGAGAAGAAGGCTGATGACCTCAACTCCATGAACGGACAACTACAG AGTGAAGTCACCCTGCTGAGAAACGAAGTGGCTCAGCTGAAGCAGCTTCTTCTGGCTCATAAAGATTGCCCTGTAACCGCCATGCAGAAGAAATCTGGCTATCACA TCTCTGACAAAGATGAGAGCTGCGAAGAGATGTCCGTCCCCAGCAGCCCGCAGAACGAGGCCATCCAGCACAGCTCTGTCAGCACGTCCAACGGGGTCAGCTCCTCCTCCGCGACCCCAGCTGTCTCCGCCCCGTCCACAGCCGCCGCAGCCGCCACATCAAACCAGAGCACAGAGGAGAGCAAGCCGCGAAGGGGCGCCACCCAGTCTCAGCCTTCAGGGAGTTGA
- the atf2 gene encoding cyclic AMP-dependent transcription factor ATF-2 isoform X2, with amino-acid sequence MSDDKPFQCTAPGCGQRFTNEDHLAVHKHKHEMTLKFGPARNDSVIIADQTPTPTRFLKNCEEVGLFNELASPFDHDFKKAAEDDIKKLPLDLSPLATPIIRNKVEEPTAMEAHRDSPLPHPESTTNDDKDISLQPASLPASTIVHPASLQVPNVLLATSEANVVIQQALPSPTSSSVITQVPSTNRPIVPVSGTFPVLLQLPNGQTMPVAIPASITSSSVHIPTTIPKLKATLSQQLPQVTNGDGGEVQSSAVTHTAAPTSPAPTPTPTPAPTAVLTPAPAPHLPTTEEPSHHSLQQPATSTTETPASPVPPAQNPPSTGGRRRRTTSEDPDEKRRKFLERNRAAASRCRQKRKVWVQSLEKKADDLNSMNGQLQSEVTLLRNEVAQLKQLLLAHKDCPVTAMQKKSGYHISDKDESCEEMSVPSSPQNEAIQHSSVSTSNGVSSSSATPAVSAPSTAAAAATSNQSTEESKPRRGATQSQPSGS; translated from the exons ATGAGTGATGATAAACCTTTCCAATGTACTGCTCCTGGGTGTGGACAG AGATTTACAAATGAGGATCACTTGGCtgtccacaaacacaaacatgagatGACCCTGAAGTTTGGCCCAGCAAGGAATGACAGTGTCATCATTGCTG ATCAAACCCCTACACCTACCCGCTTTTTGAAGAACTGCGAGGAGGTTGGACTCTTCAATGAACTTGCAAGTCCGTTCGACCATGACTTTAAAAAAGCAGCTGAAGATGACATTAAaaag TTACCATTGGATTTGTCACCTCTTGCAACGCCCATCATACGCAACAAAGTTGAGGAACCCACAGCTATGGAGGCACATCGAGATAGCCCTCTGCCTCACCCTGAATCTACTACGAATGACGACAAG GACATATCTTTGCAGCCAGCCTCACTGCCAGCATCCACTATAGTCCATCCTGCATCCCTCCAAGTTCCCAATGTACTTCTAGCAACCTCAGAGGCTAATGTTGTAATACAGCAAGCTCTCCCATCACCAACATCTAGCTCTGTTATTACCCAAGTCCCATCCACTAATAGGCCTATAGT CCCGGTTTCTGGCACCTTCCCTGTACTGTTACAGCTGCCTAACGGCCAGACCATGCCAGTTGCTATACCTGCATCTATTACAAGCTCAAGTGTACATATTCCAACTACAATCCCT AAACTGAAAGCCACATTAAGCCAGCAGCTTCCTCAGGTAACCAATGGAGATGGCGGTGAAGTCCAGAGTAGCGCTGTAACCCACACTGCTGCTCCCACTTCTCCTGCTCCAACCCCAACCCCAACTCCAGCCCCGACCGCGGTCCTGACTCCTGCTCCGGCTCCTCACCTGCCCACAACTGAGGAACCTTCTCATCATTCCCTTCAGCAGCCAGCCACCTCCACCACAGAGACACCT GCTTCCCCAGTGCCCCCTGCGCAAAACCCTCCAAGCACAGGGGGTCGGCGGCGCAGAACCACAAGTGAAGACCCCGATGAGAAGCGGCGCAAGTTCCTGGAGCGTAACAGAGCTGCAGCCTCTCGCTGTAGGCAAAAGAGGAAAGTGTGGGTCCAGTCTCTGGAGAAGAAGGCTGATGACCTCAACTCCATGAACGGACAACTACAG AGTGAAGTCACCCTGCTGAGAAACGAAGTGGCTCAGCTGAAGCAGCTTCTTCTGGCTCATAAAGATTGCCCTGTAACCGCCATGCAGAAGAAATCTGGCTATCACA TCTCTGACAAAGATGAGAGCTGCGAAGAGATGTCCGTCCCCAGCAGCCCGCAGAACGAGGCCATCCAGCACAGCTCTGTCAGCACGTCCAACGGGGTCAGCTCCTCCTCCGCGACCCCAGCTGTCTCCGCCCCGTCCACAGCCGCCGCAGCCGCCACATCAAACCAGAGCACAGAGGAGAGCAAGCCGCGAAGGGGCGCCACCCAGTCTCAGCCTTCAGGGAGTTGA
- the atp5mc3a gene encoding ATP synthase membrane subunit c locus 3a gives MYACAKFVSTPALVRAGSRALYRPLSASVLSRPEIKTESSVAVMPQSPLTQVTLRGFQTSAISRDIDTAAKFIGAGAATVGVAGSGAGIGTVFGSLIIGYARNPSLKQQLFSYAILGFALSEAMGLFCLMVAFLILFAM, from the exons ATGTACGCCTGTGCAAAGTTCGTCTCCACGCCGGCTCTG GTCCGTGCTGGTTCCCGGGCTCTTTACAGACCCCTCTCTGCCTCAGTGCTGTCCAGGCCTGAGATCAAAACAGAG AGCAGTGTTGCTGTGATGCCACAGAGCCCCCTCACCCAGGTCACACTGAGGGGCTTCCAAACCAGTGCTATCAGCAGGGACATTGACACCGCCGCCAAGTTTATCGGAGCTGGAGCTGCCACAGTCGGAGTCGCTGGATCCGGAGCTGGAATTGGGACAGTGTTTGGCAGTCTCATCATCGGCTATGCTAG GAACCCATCTCTTAAGCAGCAGCTGTTCTCATATGCCATCCTGGGATTTGCCCTGTCCGAAGCCATGGGACTCTTCTGTTTGATGGTCGCTTTCCTTATCCTGTTTGCTATGTAA